A DNA window from Syngnathus typhle isolate RoL2023-S1 ecotype Sweden linkage group LG2, RoL_Styp_1.0, whole genome shotgun sequence contains the following coding sequences:
- the pou3f3b gene encoding POU domain, class 3, transcription factor 3-B, with the protein MATAASNPYLGSNSILSSGSIVHSDSGGGGMQPGSAAVTSGSGGYRGDPSIKMVQSDFMQGAMAASNGGHMLSHAHQWVTSLPHAAAAAAAAAVAAAEAGSPWSSSPVGMSASPQQQDVKNSARDDLHTGTALHHRPPVPPHLAAHQTHAGAWGSSTAAHINSISGGQQQQQQQQQQSLIYSQPGGFTVNGMLSPGSQSLVHPGLVRGDTPDLDHGAHHHHHHQHHPHHQHHGGVNSHDPHSDDDTPTSDDLEQFAKQFKQRRIKLGFTQADVGLALGTLYGNVFSQTTICRFEALQLSFKNMCKLKPLLNKWLEEADSSTGSPTSIDKIAAQGRKRKKRTSIEVSVKGALESHFLKCPKPSAQEISTLADNLQLEKEVVRVWFCNRRQKEKRMTPPGVAQTPEDVYSQVGNGHFLVDYLKDASEASDQRVTTTSSFHQVILAH; encoded by the exons ATGGCCACCGCGGCTTCCAATCCTTATCTGGGCAGCAATAGCATCCTATCGTCGGGCTCGATCGTGCACTCTGACTCAGGAGGCGGTGGCATGCAGCCGGGCAGCGCTGCTGTTACCTCGGGCTCCGGGGGCTACAGAGGGGACCCCTCCATCAAGATGGTGCAAAGTGACTTTATGCAAGGCGCAATGGCAGCCAGCAACGGAGGACACATGCTGAGCCATGCCCACCAGTGGGTGACCTCGCTCCcgcacgccgccgccgcagctgcagccgcCGCGGTGGCCGCCGCCGAAGCCGGCTCCCCCTGGTCGTCGAGCCCGGTCGGCATGAGCGCCAGTCCGCAGCAGCAGGACGTGAAAAACTCCGCCAGGGACGACCTGCACACGGGCACGGCGCTGCACCACCGGCCGCCGGTGCCGCCTCACTTGGCGGCCCACCAGACTCACGCCGGGGCTTGGGGCAGCAGCACCGCGGCGCACATTAACTCCATATCGGGtgggcagcagcaacagcagcaacagcagcagcagtcgcTCATCTACTCCCAGCCGGGAGGCTTCACTGTGAACGGCATGCTCAGCCCCGGGAGCCAGAGCCTGGTGCACCCGGGCTTGGTCCGGGGCGACACCCCGGATCTGGACCACGGcgcgcaccaccaccaccatcaccagcaTCACCcgcaccaccagcaccacggCGGCGTCAACAGCCACGACCCGCACTCGGACGACGACACGCCGACATCGGACGACTTGGAGCAGTTCGCCAAGCAGTTCAAGCAGCGGAGGATCAAACTGGGCTTCACCCAGGCGGACGTGGGCCTGGCGCTGGGCACCCTTTACGGCAACGTCTTCTCGCAGACGACCATCTGCAGATTCGAAGCTCTGCAGCTCAGTTTCAAGAACATGTGCAAGCTCAAGCCGCTGCTGAACAAGTGGCTGGAGGAAGCCGACTCGTCCACCGGCAGCCCCACCAGCATCGACAAGATCGCCGCGCAGGGCAGAAAGAGGAAGAAGCGCACGTCCATCGAGGTGAGCGTCAAGGGGGCTCTGGAGAGCCACTTCCTCAAGTGTCCCAAGCCCTCGGCCCAGGAAATCAGCACCCTGGCGGACAACCTGCAGCTGGAGAAGGAAGTGGTCCGAGTGTGGTTTTGCAATAGGAGACAGAAGGAAAAGCGGATGACGCCCCCGGGAGTGGCGCAGACGCCGGAGGATGTGTACTCTCAGGTCGGCAAT GGGCATTTTTTAGTAGATTACTTAAAAGATGCAAGTGAGGCGAGCGACCAGAGGGTGACAACCACAAGTTCATTCCACCAGGTAATTTTGGCGCATTGA